Sequence from the Rhodococcus pseudokoreensis genome:
GTTTCCGGCGGCCCCGGGTTCGGGCCGACACCCCGGTCGCGCGAACACCGACCGTGACGCGCTCCACCGTTGCGCGGTCGTTGTCAGAAGCGGGGCTGCGCCCACCGGGATTCCCCGTTCTCGGAGGCGGCGGGGGCGCGCCGGGGATCGGTGGGGGCGGCGTAACCGGACGCGGCGAGGCGCTGCCGGAGGGCGGCGAGTTCCTCGCGTAGGACGTGGGGCAGTCTGTTGCCGCCGATGGTGGCGAACCACTCGTCGATCAGCCGAAGTTCGGTGACCCATTCGGTGGGGTCCACCCGCAGCGCGGCGGCGATCGTGGTGTGGTCGAACTTCAGGCCGGTCAGGTCGAGGTCGCCCGGGGTGGGCACGTGGCCGAGTGGGGTCGCCTCGGCTTCGGCGGTGCCCTCGATGCGCCGCAGCGCCCACTCGAGGATCCGGGAGTTCTCGCCGAAGCCGGGCCAGAGGAATTTGTCGTCATCGCCGCGGCGGAACCAGTTGACGTAGAAGATCTTCGGCAGCAGCTCCGGGCTGGTCTTCGCGCCGATGTCGAGCCAGTGCTGGAAGTAGTCGCCGACGTGGTAGCCGACGAACGGCAGCATCGCCATCGGGTCGCGGCGCACCACACCGACCTTTCCAGTGGCGGCGGCGGTGGTTTCCGAGGACAGGGTGGCGGCCAGGAACACCCCGTGCCGCCAACTCAATGATTCGGTGACCAGCGGGATGGTGGTGGCGCGGCGGCCGCCGAAGAAGATCGCCGAGATCGGCACCCCGGCCGGATCGTCCCATTCGGGGGCGACGGTCGGGCACTGGGCGATGGGGGTGCAGTACCGGGAGTTCGGGTGCGCGGCCGGCTCCCCGGAGGTCGGGGTCCAGTCCCGTCGTTTCCAGTCCGTCAGGTGGGCCGGCGGGGTGTCGGTCAGCCCTTCCCACCAGATGTCGCCGTCGTCGGTGAGGGCGACGTTGGTGAAGATTGAGTTACCCTGCTCGATGGTGGCCATGGCGTGCGGGTTGGTGTGGACGCCGGTGCCGGGGGCGACACCGAAGAACCCGGCCTCCGGGTTGACCGCATACAGTCGGCCGTCGTCACCGAACCGCAGCCAGGCGATGTCGTCGCCGATCGTTTCGGCGGTCCATCCGTCCAGGGTGGGGTCGAGCATCGCGAGGTTGGTCTTGCCGCAGGACGAGGGGAACGCCGCGGCGACGTAGTGCACCTTCTGCTGCGGGGAGGTGAGTTTGAGGATGAGCATGTGCTCGGCGAGCCAGCCCTCGTCCTTGCCCATCTTCGACGCGATCCGCAGCGCGTAGCACTTCTTGCCGAGCAGGGCGTTGCCGCCGTAGCCGGATCCGTAACTCCAGATGGTGCGCTCTTCCGGGAAGTGGGAGATGTATTTGGTGTGGTCGCACGGCCACGGTGTGTCGGTCTGCCCCTCGCGGAGCGGGGCGCCGACCGAGTGCAGGCATCGGACGAATTCGGTGCCCGGGGTGAGCGTGTCCCAGACCTGGGTGCCGGAGCGGGTCATGATCTGCATCGAGACCGCGACGTACTCGGAGTCGGTGATCTGGACCCCGAACTTCGGCTCGGCCGCATCGAGGGGGCCCATGCAGAACGCGATGACGTACATCGTGCGGCCGGCCATCGCGCCGCGGTAGTGCTCGGTCATCATCGTCTTCATGTCGACCGGGTCCATCCAGTTGTTCGTCGGACCGGCGTCGGCCTGGAACTGGGAGCAGATGAACGTGCGGTCCTCGACCCGGGCCACGTCCTCGGGGTCGGAGGCGCACCAGAAGGAGTTCGGTTTGCGCTCCAGTCGCACGAAGGTGCCCTTGTCCACCAATTGTGTGGTCAGCCGGTCCCATTCGTCGGCGCTGCCGTCGCACCACACCACACGGTCGGGGGCGGTGAGGTCGGCGACGTCTTCTACCCAGGACACGACGGCGGGATGTGTGGTGGGGGCGGTGGGGGTGCTCACGGGTGTTCTCCTTCAAAACTATTCGACACAATGTGGTGCCTGCGGCGGGTGGATCAACGATGTTGATCGCGATAGGGGACGGGATGGCCGAGGGCACGGCTCACGTGGCGGGCGATGGCGGAGACCAGCAGCCGGTCATCGATGGACGGCAGCAGCTGGTCGGCGGGGGTGATCAGCGCCAGCGCCCGCACACAGGCGGCAACGGCCTCGACCGTCAAGGTCCGCACCTCGTGTCCACACAGCGCGGCGAGCAGCCCGGGCAGCACCAGCGCGCCGTAGGGGAAGCCGTCGGCGGGGACCGCCACCGTGCGCCCGGGCGCCGCACCCTCGGGGGCGCAGCCGGTGAGATCGATCAGGACGTCGTTGTGGTCCATCAACCGGCGCAGCGGGAACGCCTCGGCGTCACGCTCGTGCCAGCTGCTCAGATCCCCGACCCCCGAGGCGATCAACACCGGTGCCAGCAGCGGCGCCCACGACGCGCCGGTGATGACGACCCGGCCCGCGCGTGGCGGGACGCCGCGGCGGCGCAGGGTGGTGATCGTCGCGGCCGCCACGGCCGCCGTCAGCACGTCCAGTTCGGTGAG
This genomic interval carries:
- a CDS encoding phosphoenolpyruvate carboxykinase (GTP) is translated as MSTPTAPTTHPAVVSWVEDVADLTAPDRVVWCDGSADEWDRLTTQLVDKGTFVRLERKPNSFWCASDPEDVARVEDRTFICSQFQADAGPTNNWMDPVDMKTMMTEHYRGAMAGRTMYVIAFCMGPLDAAEPKFGVQITDSEYVAVSMQIMTRSGTQVWDTLTPGTEFVRCLHSVGAPLREGQTDTPWPCDHTKYISHFPEERTIWSYGSGYGGNALLGKKCYALRIASKMGKDEGWLAEHMLILKLTSPQQKVHYVAAAFPSSCGKTNLAMLDPTLDGWTAETIGDDIAWLRFGDDGRLYAVNPEAGFFGVAPGTGVHTNPHAMATIEQGNSIFTNVALTDDGDIWWEGLTDTPPAHLTDWKRRDWTPTSGEPAAHPNSRYCTPIAQCPTVAPEWDDPAGVPISAIFFGGRRATTIPLVTESLSWRHGVFLAATLSSETTAAATGKVGVVRRDPMAMLPFVGYHVGDYFQHWLDIGAKTSPELLPKIFYVNWFRRGDDDKFLWPGFGENSRILEWALRRIEGTAEAEATPLGHVPTPGDLDLTGLKFDHTTIAAALRVDPTEWVTELRLIDEWFATIGGNRLPHVLREELAALRQRLAASGYAAPTDPRRAPAASENGESRWAQPRF